Within Mobula birostris isolate sMobBir1 chromosome 12, sMobBir1.hap1, whole genome shotgun sequence, the genomic segment tatggatttcagcaaggcatttgacaaggtaccccatgcaaggcttattgagaaagtaaggaggcatgggatccaagggggcattggcttgcccatagaaggcaaagagtggttgtaggtgggtcatattctgcatggaggtcagtcaccagtggtgtgcctcagggatctgttctgggacccctactctttgtgatttttataaatgacctggatgaggaaagtggagggatgggttagtaaatttgctgatgacacaaaggttggaggtgttgtggataagtgtagagggctgtcagaggttaccacaggacattgataggatgcaaatctgggctgagaagtggcagatggaattcaacccaggtaagtgtgaggtggttcattttggtaggtcaaatatgatggcagaatatagtattaatggtaagactcctggcagtgtggaggatcagagggatcgtggggacagagtccataggacactcaaagctgctgcacaggctgactctgtggttaagaaggcatacgatgcattggccttcatcaatcatggggttgagtttaagagctgagaggtaatgttgcagctatatagggccctggtcagaccccactgtgctgtgctcagttctggtcacctcactacaggaaggatgtggaaaccatagggtgcagaggagaattataaggatgttgcctgttttgggagcatgccttatgagaataggttgagtgaactcggccttttttccttggagtgatggaggatgagaggtgacctgatagaggtgtaaaagacgatgagaggcattgattgtgtggataatcagaggctttttcccaaggctgaaatggccagcatgaaagggcacagttttaaggtgcttggaagtaggtacagaggagatgtcaatgttaagtcttttatgcagagagtggtgagagtgtggaatgggctgccagcagcggtggtggaggtggatacgattgggtcttttaagagactcctggacaggtacatggagcttagaaaaatagagggctatgggtaaccctaggtaatttctaaggtaaggacatgttcgttttctatgtttctatatacagcCACAAAACTGGGTCAGAGAATGAGCATTTTGTAGTGAGTAATGTAGGCATTATAGATGACACGCATCAGCTGCAATTCTTTTATTGAAGCAAAGGCCCTTCAATGGACAAGAAGGAATATTTGCAATAATTTAGAGAATGGATGATAGCTTTCCAGCTGCGGCTCAGTGGCAGCTTTTTCATTTTAGCCACATGCTGGTAGGTGAAGTTCTATTGCAGATGCGAGCACAAAATCTCTGCAGACTTCCAAATGCAGTACTGAATGATACTACCTTCTGGGTATCCAAAATCATACATATCCTCAGACAGAGATTAAAGATTTATTATATTTTGAGGAATAACCTGGGGGTTTTCCCTAAATCCTGGCTAAAATTTACCCTCAAATGAGCAAATTGGCTGTCTACACTTGGCTACATGTGAGAAGTATTTAATTGCCAAATAACATTTTTGGATACCCATGGCCATGAAAGGCCTGGCAGAAATGCTACTTGATCTTGCACAAGAGAATTGAAGGTTTTTTCCTCCACTTTCCTTCCTTTTACTGAAGAAATGTAATGGGATTATGACCTCTTTGTCTTTTGGAAGAATATCACATGAGTTGACTGCCCGCATTGTCCTGCTGCTGATGGCTGAAAGATCATAGGCAGCACATGTCCTAGTTTCTAAATTACCTGTGGGCACCGTATCTCCCAGCAACACAGACTCCTAAAATATCACCATCTTGGTATTAAAAACAAAAGATTACCTTGCAAGTGGATTCTTCTCTTGTTTTGCTgtaaaagaaaatgaatgtcacaATTGATATGTTTGCTGTTGCTCTATCTTGGCTGACATAATTTAATTTTGTTGTCATTTACATCATCCCATCCTGCGTCACAGTCCATTCTGCTGTGCAGATTACAGCTGAGTCAGCTGATTGCAGACCTCTGTCTCTGATGCTATACACAATGGCAGCACAGAATAGTCTATCTTCCTCACTCCTAGTTGGTACTCTAAGGCAAGCTATTCCATGTCTCTAGCTAGACATAGTGGATCCAATTAGCCAAACAAATAGTTGGATACATTTGACAAGACTATAATGAACCCCCTCATTTTACTTAAATCTATCGAAATTGGTGAAAGCCAAGTATTTTGTTTGTAGCATGTTCTCAGTCCTCTGATTTGCAAATACTCTAAGTACATTGCCTCAAGTCATGAAAATCTTTAGTTGAAGCAAATCTCTCCAGTCTTTGCAGCCACTACTGAAAACATGAAGTCACCTTTAGAGAAAAGGGGATGGTAATTAAGGAGTGGTCTCAATGACTGTTCACCATCAGCAGCAAAATGCAATAACTAGTTCCTCAAACCATTTTGATGATTTCATTGTTTCTTTCTTTCACTGGTGAGAAGGGCCAAGCTATTCCCTCGCAAGGATGCCATAATGCTGTTCAAATGTTCTGTGTCATTTAATAACTCCGTGGCTGATCTCATCTTGGCTCAAAACCATCTTTCTGTCTGGGTTCCATAAGTGACAGAGAAAACAGTAGGCAaacaatatttaagaataaacCTTGGAATTTTTGATAAAACTCTTACCTTTTCTATAACGACGTATAATACCCCAGACTACAAATGACAGAAGCAGTAGTGTGAATGCTGTTCCCACAGTTGCTACTGTGGCCTTTTGTGGTTCCCACATTTTGTCAAAGATATGAACTGTCAAAACAAAGTGTTAAAACTACAGAATGAATGAACGCAGGAAAAAGCAACATCACGCATAGCATACAGATAAGCCCACTTCATTGAACTGAAATAATTAATAACCTGTACATTAATAATTAATAACAGGTACTAATACTGAGATTTGTCCATAGGATTTAAGCTTCTTCATCTTGGACTCCTAGAGACAGTGAAATGTACAGCAGTAAGGTTGATTTTATGTTGTATGCTTGCACTGGCCAAGATTGACAAGACTTTGCCAACCAAATGACTCCACCATGATTTAACCAATGAGTCTAATAGTTGGTCATTATCATGGTTCTGGTCACAAAGGTTTAACATGACTCTCCTGACTACCTTTGAAATTCTTTGTACTTTGCTCCCTTACATCAAGGCAATTTTACTTGTACCACTTGTGAAATCATTTCTTGTAATTGAAGACTTTGAAACCAAGTATCACAGTAGTCACGTCACATCCCCATTTCAAGTAGTGCCTTTGTAATATACTGTGACTTTTATTTATCTACTTTCTAAATTACTTGCTGAGCTCCAGTCTTCTCTTCTGAACTACTCTTGAAAGTTTGGTAGATTTTTAATAGTATAGGGTTAGCAGCTCAGTCTAATGTCAATCACTTTGATTAATTTCAAGGATGTAGTTTCATAATTCCTTACATGATCTGGGCTGGATCACTTTCTACAGGGTTAGTACTGAGTTCTCTCAAGTGAAATGCCTCAGAACAAATCCCCCAACTGTGGCACTGTTGTGTCTTAGCATTACCACAACAAAGTAAATGTCAAATGGGTTCTATAGAGGGAGACCAACTTGCACAAACAAATTATTTTCCAGCCCTTCAATCTGTGGGAAAAGTTACTATTTCAcattttaaaacagaaatgtacaCTCTGAAATATAATGCAAGGGCAAAATTCTGATGATGCTGATaatctcaaaataaaaacaaaatgtttaAAATATCCAGCAAGTAAGACCAAACTTGTGGAGAAAGAAAAACTGAGTTGATATTTTTGGGTCAGTAACTTTTCATCAGTACCCTGAGTATTTTTGCCAATTTGTTTTTATCTTAGAATGTTTTGTAAACTTGGgaccttaaggttgttatagctgggggtggtagtgggatAATGCatactcccaatggcgtgcatctcaaatagcctctgacaaccaagtccagctcttcaCCTTCAGTTAtggcttaactactaagcccagtttctactaacaggagaaggggcaaagcgagttactggtgccttaaaactagtCACCGGGCGGATGGGGCTCATCAgtcgtggctggcagctcatctcagagaaggaaaactctgatttcaaacctcagctgccttgcagctatacccatttatggtgaaggctttgggagtaaatccttaggaaaactccagagctggagtccttaggcagtcctacactgagttcaatgctgacagaCAGCTCCTGCGACGGCGCTGGAGCCAAGCtatatcggtctctgctgttcctttggattcatcagatgtgtggagaggggaaaactgctgcatgggcaacagcttcctctccatatcgtactgccctggcctgTGTACAGGCTTGCGTATCAAACATTGACAGCTAGGATGTAActtccatggtcgaccctgaccagtcCAGGCATCCATTGTATAGTTAAAGATGTATACATCTGGCTAAATTAACATAATGGATAACCTCTGCCTTCACAAACTCTAGATGTTATCCTAATTTTGTGTACGTTTAGTGGTGGGGGACTGTGTTGTCCAATTTCCCACAGCTCCGGTCTCCTGTGTGCCTGGTTCACAAAGCTCAGATCTTGCACTGCTACAAAGGTTACATGTTAAGCTATCATTGAATTCTCCAGTTGAATGTGTGCAATTCCTGATTCCTTGTCCACGAAACTCCAGATCTGTATACTGCATAgctgaagaatacatttcaactgAGCACACGTTTAGTCAAGCTAATAAAATTGTACAATTTTCTatacacatttaaaaaaaattacttctaCTTCATCTAATTGTACCTTCACAGGTGGGTTTCTGCCCATtccattgtccagatgttccacacTGAATGCTATCTGATCCACCAAGATGAAATCCTTTATCACAGCTAAACGTACACACTGACTTGTAACTGAAATCTCTGAAGGGGTGAGAGCAGTTCATGTATCCTTTCTCGGGAATCTCCAGATTTCCACACTTTACAGCTGAAACACAAACATGAAGGAAGCTGACccaaaccgaatgagtaatgtgCATCTTTCTTCTTTACTCGGTTGTCTAAGTTGCTGATGGTGGATCGTACTTGAACTTTTACCTTCACAGTTGGGTGCCTCTGCTGTCCACTGTCCTGCCACCGTGCACTGGAGACTCTGTGACCCCTGCAGTGTGAACTCTGGCATGCAGTGGAAGTCACACGTGGAGTTGAAGCTGAAGTTTCCAAGAGGGTGGTTGCACAGCATTTTTGCTTGGACAGGAGCACTCAAGGTGGCACATTGCTTAACTGGCCAGGAAATATGGCAATAATATATCAGTTATGGAATGAAACAGTAAGAGTGAGTTGTCAATGGTAAAAAGAATTGCTGTGATCTAACATCTAAATATTGAAAAGATGAATGTTTTATATTCTTCACTGCCTGGCATTATTCAAGGCCAGATAATTTCTATCCAAACACACATAGATTTGAAGATCTACAGTACAATGATGGGATTGGGGGAGAATTGTTATTCTGGTAACAGATTGTACCTTCACAGGTGGGTTTCTGTCCATtccattgtccagatgttccacacTGAATGCAGTCTGATCCACCAAGATGAAATCCTTTATCACAGCTAAACGTGCACACTGACTTGTAACTGAAATCTCTGAAGGGGTGAGAGCAGTTCATGTGTCCTTTCTCGGGAATCTTCAGATTTCCACACTTCACAGCTGAAACACAAAGAACTGGCCAGGAAATATGGCAATAATATATCAGTTATGGAATGAAATAATAAAAGTCAATGATAAAAAAAATTGCTGTGATCTATCATCCAAGTATTCAGATTAATATTTTATTCAAGGACAGATCAACAATTTTTATCCAGACAAACATAGATTTCAAGATCTACAATGATGACTGGAACCATAAGCCTTGAGATGTTTAAGAGAGTTTTGCTCACTGTCAAAGAACCAAACTGACCATTCATAACCTGAACGCGCTGTTTCATCATTGGATTACCTCCCAATTCCAACACAAAGACTGCCTAAGTGATACCACCCTCCTGATAAAACCTGGCCAATGACCTCACTGCCACATTCCAAATTTGATTTGGCCGATCCTCTTCTAATCAGCTTCCAGAGGTCTGTTTTCCATAAATGTTAGCAGTCGATGTTTTTACTCCTCACCCTGACCTCCCCGATCCACGAGCATCTAATTTAGTCTTCTCATTGTTGTTCGGCTGAGTTGCTGACGGAAATCATCCCGATATCTGAACTCTACCAGGTAAATAGTCCTCCTCTGTATCCCATTATTtcttttacatcagtcttcactcccTCTTGGCCATCCACCTGGAGCTCCAACTCGAGGGAGCCCGGGTCACACTGTCTGATTCCCTCGAGGCCTCAGAATGTTGAGCGCAATAGCTAGAGTGAGATTCAACAATGTTCACCCGTTCAACAACTCACCCAATTCACACCGCAAACCATAGAACCCTTCGTCGCAACGGCATTTGTAATATCCGACAGTTTCCACACATTCTCCTCCATTATTACAGGAGTTAGGCTTGCACGAGGCTATCGAAGAAAGCAACACAGTCTCAGAATGATCGCTCACTAAAATATTTACATGATTTTCCTCACATTATCGTCGTTTACATCAGCCAGACACGCTGGTCCTCTAGCACAGCACCTTAAGTGCTCTACCTTTCGAGGACAGCCGCGGCGCCGGCGATCTCACCCTCCCACAGCCTGCCCGGGTGCACAACGCCCCGGCCCTACAGTGTGAGGTGAGCTGCCCCGCCCCGCTCTGCCCGCCGGACAGCATCATCGCTCCTCCACCCAGCCACCAGCCTCCCGGCGAATACTCCGGCCCATCAATCCAGAAGttaattctgaaaaaaaaaccGACAAGTCTTCGGCCGCTGATATAGTGTAAATTTGTACACATTTtgtcacaaccaatggactctgcCGCGGGGTCTGTGCGCCCCTGCAGGAGTGTTCGGAACGAGGTCGATTAGTATTTCATTGTGGTTTTATTTAACTCCCCTCCTTTCGTTTCTGTCTTGTCGAAACTTGACCAAAACCACAGCAATGTCAACGCTTCTTGCTCACCTTAGTCCTTGCTCCGGGAAAGAAGACTACCGTTTAGATTCACGCTGTAAAGGAGCGGTATTTATTTCGTGTTAAGTTACTGGTTCCGAGCCGCATTGTCGATGTTAGCTTTCGATCCGAGAGTTTTAGTTAAAGGCCCTGTTGGCCTCGCGTTTATTGTTTTTATTCTTTTAATTCTGCGCATTTCTTATTAAAAGTCGGTGAACTGTTTATCTGCTTCGGCGTTTCTCCTTCTGCACTCGGGCCAGAACCAAACATCCTTGTCATAAATACTGGATTTTGGTATTACCTCTATTTTAGTGATGTGGTATAAACCTACAAAATTTGCTTAAGGATGTGAAAATGACTGATATTGGATTGTTGTGAATTTGTTTTGCTACATAAACAAAAGAACGAATTTATTTAAGCAAAACTGGTTTAATACCCAAATGAAAACAGCATAAACCGGTGTCTCCTTCGGAGGTTCGTGGTAGATGCCCAGCTGGAGGATAAGGATGGCATTTATTTGCTATGATTCACAGAACAGATTTCTCTGTTTTATTTTGACACCATTGTGTTAGGCTTGAAATTGGGGAACGGAGGAAAGTTCTGCATAAAGCCCAAGAATGTGACAACTGCGTCTCCGGCATTGATTTAAGTAAAAGGAAAACAGTGAAGATTCCTGCTTTCTACCCTGGCTCTCCTGGTGTCTGTGCGCAGGGGTCCATATTCTTTGGAGTCATTGTGGCGATAGCCCCATTCAGCCCATCCGCTCTAGGCTACCACCTACAGGGATCACGATTTTATtctccgccaccccccccccgccctcccaGTATTTCCATCGTGATTCTATCAACCATCTACACAGTTGAAGCCATTTACAGTGGCCGATTAGCTCACAGTCCACAAATCTTTGGGAtgagggaaagaaagagagaacCCACATTCGCAGACAGCATCAAGGGTGAGGATTGAACCCATATTGCGGCAGCAGCTTTACTAACTGCAGCAAGCAGCTGAAGCTGGCTGGCAGTATGAGATGCCTCTGCAGTTCACCGGGAAGGTTTTGTAACAGCAACATGATATTCAGTTATTCTATTCAGGAATTCATGTCATCTGCTAGGTTCACTGTAGCGTCAGATTGTAAGGATTTATCACTGCAAGCTGAACCCACTGTCTCTTCTAAACAGGGATCTCACCATTTGTGTTCTGACATTCATTGCCTCAGAGTCCAGTCATGGACCAGGAACTCACAGCTCCTGAAGCTGTGATGTGTTAAATCAGGATAGAGAGGGCAGTAAGTTCAGTGTACTGGTGGATTGGTAGCTTACATACCTCTAAATTTATTTAGATTAGGtaattgggttttttttttgtttcattgctttttaaatatattttcaatTTTCCTTTGGAACATTCAAAACCCTTCATGATTCTGACAGCCACCAAAGCTTATGGCAGGTCTTAGTAGGCTGTCAAAAGTTTCACTTACACGCATTTCATGGATGAGGTGTGTTCTAGTCTGCCCAGATATTGTACCTTGCAAAGTCCCCTGCCTCCCAGGACAGAGTCTGTGGAAAGGGTAAACTGGTACTTAAAATGCAGGTTAACAGCAACTGGGCAGCTGCCAACTGGCCTCTCATAACAATGCAGAGAAAGGTTCCCTCAGAAATGTGCAAGTTTATTTAACTACCTCAGGGGTTGCAGTTCCTAGCAGGTGCAACAAAGATATACATCTGGATTGATTACTTCGTTTATAAATAAATCCCTTGCATATTCTTGAATGTACAGTGGTTTCACTCACCAATGACTTTAAGAATATTTTTCCAGAAAGATTAAGCATTGATTTCTCCTATTCAGACATGATGTGCAGTAACCACAAAGCAAAATGGTTGAAAATGATTAACTATTTCCTCACTTTACTGAAAATGAACTGATAATCAGGCTGTAGTCAATCAGATTGTGGTAAATAAGCTTTAGAAGATAATTTATTATGAACTTAGAGATTAGCCCTGCTTCATGGTGATTTTATTATAATAAGACCTCACGATGAAGTTGTCAGCAGGCACTATCTTAAAAATTTTAACTTGCTCCACAGAGACCGAGAGAATATATATAGATATTTATAAATGTGCTGTCTTAGCACTTCAAATAATTTATTTGCTTTATTCATAGATTTAGACAATATCTAACTTTTTGTCAAAGATGATAATCTCAATAATATGGTATCTGTTATAACATGAGGTGTAGATTCAATTTTTAGGTAAATTTTCAGGTAAAGTGGTATGTAAAAAGGACTGCTGAGTTGCTCTCGTTTATTTTTCATGATAGTAAATGTCCAGATTAGTGCCCCCAGAGAGATGAGGAAAGAGAATCaggatcagaaacaggtttaatatcactggcatatgtagtgAAATCCGTtgcctttgcggcagcagtacaatggaatacataataatagagagaaaaaagctgtgaattatatatactgtatacatatatataatgaattaaataatagtgcaaatataaaaatggaatCACTTCTATTCACCTGGCTTCTTGACCAACATTCCCTATAAAGAGACAAGAAGTGAATATTCTTAAGTAGAATTTCTATCTGTTTGCTGTCGGTGTTCTATACCCACTTCGTCCGAATCAGTTTTAAAATCaccggcatatattgtgaaattagttaactttgttacagcagtacaatgcaatgcataaaaatagaGAGaaaccatgaaatacagaaagaataTATATAATTGTTcaattaaataagaagtgcaataaacagaaataaagaaaagtaatgaggtagtgttcatgggttcaatgtccattcagaaatcgggtggcagaggggaagaagctgttcctgaatcattaagagtgaggtggtgttcatgggttcaatgtataCTTAGAAATCAGAAAAGACAACTTTACTGTTCCAGGACTTTTCATCGAGTATGTCAGTTGTGCTTGGAGTTGTACAGATGTTAAATTCTTAGGAAGCACTCATCACATTCACCAAACTCTGAGAACATTTTTATCTTACCTAAATAGCAAATTGCCACTTTCATTTTGTTGCAGCTATGATTGTTCCATTTTCCTGCTTCTTTTTGTCACTTTATATAGATTTCCACACAATCCTCTCCCCCAGAAGCTGGTTCTCCTTCCGCCCAGTTTTCTGCTTTCTTGTCCAGTGATATATTTGTTCCAACCCAGGTCCAAACACCAGCAATCTTCCTTATTCCAATCCAGTAGTAAGTTGGATTTCTTGGTAATACCTGATTTAGATGATTAATTTCTTCTTGGTTCTGAATTGCAACCAGGTCAGTGAAGGATTTTTGGCAGTATTCCCTGGCATCTGCCCATGTCATGTTTGTATCTGAGTAGTTATATGTCCAAGTGTCAAGTCCTTCCCAAATTACCAGCTCTGTGAAGAAAATTATAGTTCTTTGTGATGCCTGAACTAGTTTGGTAATAAACAAAGTGCAATTGACTTAATGGTCCCTATCGACTAGTAGAGCTGCTCTGTCGCAGCGTCAGTGATCCggattcaatcctgatctctgatGCCACCAATGAAGAATTTACATCATTGACTCTGTGGTTTCTTCCCAGTGACTCAGTTTATTCCCTCATCCCAAAGGTGTGTGGGTTAAAGATTGCCCGTAGCATGTAAGGGAGCGCTAGAACCTGGAGGGAGTTGATCGATACGTtaggagaataaaatgagatttGTGTATTTGGGTTTTTGATTGTCAACAAGGAatctgtgggctgaagagcccttttctgtgctgtgcaaATCTGATTCAAGCAGAATTCCATGAACTTGAACCCAGATCTTGACTGCATTGAGATTTCCAGCATTAGCATTAGAGTATGCCAGAAGAATGTTACAATTAGAAGCAAGGGCAGGCCTTTTTCTCCCTCAAGTTTGCTCTGTCATTTACAACAAGATCATTGATGAACTTCTACCTCAACAAAATTCTCCTGCCCAATCCCAATATCTCTCAATTGCCTTAATGTACAGTATCCTATGATTGTCGTCAATGACTGACTTTCCTCTGCCTCTGTGGGAGAGAAATCCAAAGATTCATCATCctttgactgaagaaattccttttcattttgGTCCCAAGTGGTCTTTTCCTTTGAgacaatgacctctagttctgatTCCTTAGCCAAGGGAGGTTGTTTCTTGAGTCAACAGGTCATTATGTAAGCTTCGCCTCTCTTCCTTCCAAATTCTACATGATACTACCTTAGCCTTTACTAATAGGCTAAGCTGAGACCCACCATCTCAAGAACCAGTCTGATACTTCATTGCTCTAAACCCTGTAATCCCAACTATCAGGTATATCTTTCTATATTCTCCAAGTAAAGGATCAAACTTGAACACAGCACTCACCAGAGCACTATATAATTATGGGGAACTCTCATGCAGATTAAAATGTAAAAACTACCGAAGAGGTGCCAGGCAGGCAAacagtaaagtgcaagatcataacgaggtagattgtgaggttaagagtccattttatcatacaaggGGTCtattcaagaatctgataacaatggaatagaagctgtccttgagccttggTAGAatatgctttcaggattttgtatcttctgccagatgggagaggggagatgtgAGACCATCATTTTAGAATCAGTGAAATTGAATATCCTCAGTGATGTACTAAAATGCAATTGATTGGGAAGTCTAAGCATATAGTTCAACATGCACAGACCCACACTACACTGACGTACAATGCATTGCCCATAATGCCAGAAAGGAACTAAAATGCAAAGCTCCTTCCCTGTACATCTGCTAGCTTGGAAAAACAGAAGCATGGAATAATGCAAGGG encodes:
- the LOC140206016 gene encoding LOW QUALITY PROTEIN: L-selectin-like (The sequence of the model RefSeq protein was modified relative to this genomic sequence to represent the inferred CDS: substituted 1 base at 1 genomic stop codon) — its product is MVSCTETYDCQWGHQQPQRTTHHFWILVFIYELVIWEGLDTWTYNYSDTNMTWADAREYCQKSFTDLVAIQNQEEINHLNQVLPRNPTYYWIGIRKIAGVWTWVGTNISLDKKAENWAEGEPASGGEDCVEIYIKXQKEAGKWNNHSCNKMKVAICYLASCKPNSCNNGGECVETVGYYKCRCDEGFYGLRCELAVKCGNLKIPEKGHMNCSHPFRDFSYKSVCTFSCDKGFHLGGSDCIQCGTSGQWNGQKPTCEAVKCGNLEIPEKGYMNCSHPFRDFSYKSVCTFSCDKGFHLGGSDSIQCGTSGQWNGQKPTCEVHIFDKMWEPQKATVATVGTAFTLLLLSFVVWGIIRRYRKAKQEKNPLARNEDNLETTTV